The following are encoded in a window of Sphaeramia orbicularis chromosome 20, fSphaOr1.1, whole genome shotgun sequence genomic DNA:
- the prlh2 gene encoding prolactin releasing hormone 2: MDESSCMYAPDSGSLRAFQCLDRLLIMLPGRAADVRLCVLTRRWLPAALALLLLLSCSFSSAHSTTVEHDFHIVHNVDNRSPEIDPFWYVGRGVRPIGRFGKRDSVEVLGSRGMQPVVRTLELLLNSLRNKEDLEKVLEGKDQEWLP; the protein is encoded by the exons ATGGATGAGTCTTCCTGTATGTATGCTCCTGACTCAGGCTCCCTCCGTGCGTTTCAGTGCCTTGACCGACTCCTCATCATGCTGCCCGGGAGAGCGGCTGACGTGCGGTTGTGCGTCCTGACGCGCCGCTGGCTGCCCGCGGCTCTGGCGCTGCTGCTGCTCCTCTCCTGCAGCTTCAGCAGCGCCCACAGCACCACGGTGGAACACGACTTCCACATCGTCCACAACGTCGACAACAGAA GTCCAGAAATAGATCCATTCTGGTACGTGGGCCGTGGGGTCAGACCCATCGGCCGTTTCGGGAAGAGGGACAGCGTGGAAGTACTGGGCAGCAGAGGGATGCAGCCCGTCGTCAGGACACTGGAGCTGCTCCTCAACAGCCTCAGAAACAAGGAGGACCTAGAGAAAGTGCTGGAGGGAAAGGACCAGGAATGGTTACCATGA